A single genomic interval of Chrysiogenia bacterium harbors:
- a CDS encoding DUF2505 family protein, whose product MEISVAHEFEIDRAEFEYAFACEDLERLNDLVHEVNRRDVVEWTDDGTRFRRVSEYHAKSRVPEFVGKIFRKDPSQVTQVMEYDRETHRGWYDIESPVLGKRFVYRSEFSIEEPAPGRAIRRSKLTVLVRLPAIGGRVEKLLKHEFEKRESAEYEVCARFLKETWPGIRDRVMESWPSARSFA is encoded by the coding sequence ATGGAAATCAGCGTCGCCCACGAATTCGAGATCGACCGCGCGGAGTTCGAATATGCCTTCGCGTGCGAGGATCTCGAGCGGCTCAACGACCTCGTGCACGAGGTCAATCGCCGCGACGTGGTGGAGTGGACCGACGACGGGACGCGCTTTCGCCGGGTGAGCGAGTATCACGCCAAAAGCCGGGTGCCCGAGTTCGTGGGCAAGATTTTTCGAAAAGACCCCTCGCAGGTCACCCAGGTGATGGAATACGACCGGGAAACCCACCGGGGCTGGTACGACATCGAGTCGCCGGTGCTGGGGAAGCGCTTTGTCTATCGCAGCGAATTCTCCATTGAGGAGCCCGCCCCCGGCCGGGCCATCCGCCGCAGCAAGCTCACCGTACTGGTTCGCCTGCCTGCCATCGGCGGCCGGGTGGAGAAACTTCTCAAACACGAGTTCGAAAAGCGCGAGAGCGCCGAATACGAGGTTTGTGCTAGATTTCTAAAGGAAACCTGGCCCGGCATCCGGGACCGGGTCATGGAGAGCTGGCCGAGCGCCCGCAGCTTCGCCTGA